One Prolixibacteraceae bacterium DNA segment encodes these proteins:
- the nusG gene encoding transcription termination/antitermination protein NusG gives MSVDTKKWYVLRAVGGKEKKVKEYIEAEIANLGLQDYVSQVLIPTEKVYQIRNGKKITKERISLPGYILIEASLVGEIPHILKGVSNVIGFLADTKTNEPIPMRQSEVNRILGTMDDAEETLDGSGVDFVVGETVKVIDGPFDGFNGLVEEVNEEKKKLKVMVKIFGRKTPLELGYMQVEKE, from the coding sequence ATGAGTGTGGATACAAAAAAATGGTATGTTCTTCGGGCTGTCGGAGGTAAAGAAAAGAAAGTCAAGGAATATATCGAGGCAGAGATCGCAAATTTAGGTCTCCAGGATTATGTTTCTCAGGTCTTGATCCCTACTGAAAAGGTGTATCAGATACGTAATGGTAAGAAGATAACTAAAGAGAGAATCTCGCTTCCAGGTTATATTCTTATTGAGGCTTCGTTGGTTGGAGAGATCCCTCATATCTTGAAGGGTGTTTCGAATGTGATCGGTTTTTTAGCTGATACAAAAACAAACGAGCCTATACCGATGCGTCAAAGCGAGGTGAATCGTATTTTAGGTACCATGGATGATGCAGAGGAGACACTTGATGGTTCAGGTGTTGATTTTGTAGTGGGAGAAACTGTGAAAGTTATCGATGGCCCATTTGATGGTTTTAATGGTCTTGTTGAAGAAGTCAACGAGGAGAAAAAGAAACTGAAAGTGATGGTTAAGATATTCGGTAGAAAGACTCCTTTGGAGCTTGGTTATATGCAAGTCGAAAAGGAGTAG
- the secE gene encoding preprotein translocase subunit SecE: MKAVASIKASYNELVHKVTWPSRKELIDSAFVVIIASFIIALLVFVVDFSFKELMGMLYGLFF; this comes from the coding sequence ATGAAAGCAGTTGCTAGTATTAAAGCGTCATATAACGAGTTGGTTCACAAGGTGACTTGGCCATCTCGAAAGGAGTTAATTGATAGTGCATTTGTTGTTATTATTGCTTCTTTTATTATTGCACTGTTGGTGTTTGTTGTTGACTTCTCTTTTAAGGAGTTGATGGGAATGCTTTACGGTTTATTCTTTTAA
- the tuf gene encoding elongation factor Tu: MAKEHFERTKDHVNIGTIGHVDHGKTTLTAAITKVLADKGLSEARDFDQIDNAPEEKERGITINTAHVEYQTANRHYAHVDCPGHADYVKNMVTGAAQMDGAILVCAATDGPMPQTREHILLAKQVNVPKIVVFLNKVDMVDDEELLELVEMEVTELLEFYDFEGSPVIKGSALGGLNGEPEWVEKIMELMDAVDSWIPLPPRDMDKPFLMPVEDVFSITGRGTVATGRIETGVIHTGDEMEIIGLGAEGRKTVCTGVEMFRKILDDGQAGDNVGLLMRGVDKKDIKRGQILAKPGTITPHTVFKAEVYVLKKEEGGRHTPFHNKYRPQFYLRTLDVTGEITLPEGTEMVMPGDNVSINVELIYPVALNMGLRFAIREGGRTVGAGQVTEIVK, from the coding sequence ATGGCTAAAGAACATTTTGAAAGAACCAAAGACCATGTTAACATTGGTACTATTGGTCACGTAGACCACGGTAAAACTACTTTGACAGCTGCTATTACAAAAGTATTGGCAGATAAAGGTTTGTCAGAAGCTCGTGATTTCGACCAAATCGATAATGCACCTGAGGAAAAAGAACGTGGTATTACTATTAACACTGCTCACGTTGAGTACCAAACTGCAAATCGTCACTATGCTCACGTAGACTGTCCAGGTCACGCTGACTACGTTAAGAACATGGTTACTGGTGCTGCTCAGATGGATGGTGCTATTCTTGTATGTGCTGCAACTGATGGTCCTATGCCTCAGACACGTGAGCACATCCTACTTGCTAAGCAGGTAAACGTACCTAAGATCGTTGTTTTCTTGAACAAGGTTGATATGGTAGATGACGAAGAGCTTCTTGAGCTTGTAGAAATGGAAGTTACTGAACTTCTTGAATTCTACGATTTCGAGGGATCTCCAGTTATCAAAGGTTCTGCTCTTGGTGGATTGAACGGTGAGCCAGAGTGGGTTGAAAAAATTATGGAATTGATGGATGCAGTTGATTCTTGGATTCCACTTCCTCCACGTGATATGGATAAGCCATTCTTGATGCCAGTTGAGGATGTATTCTCTATTACTGGTCGTGGTACTGTTGCTACAGGTCGTATCGAAACTGGTGTTATTCACACTGGTGATGAGATGGAGATTATCGGTCTTGGTGCTGAAGGTAGAAAGACTGTTTGTACAGGAGTTGAGATGTTCCGTAAGATTCTTGATGATGGACAAGCTGGTGATAACGTAGGTCTATTGATGCGTGGTGTTGATAAGAAAGATATCAAGCGTGGTCAAATTCTTGCTAAGCCTGGTACTATTACTCCTCACACTGTATTCAAAGCTGAGGTTTATGTACTTAAGAAAGAAGAAGGTGGACGTCACACTCCATTCCACAACAAATACCGTCCTCAGTTCTATCTACGTACTCTTGACGTAACTGGTGAGATTACTCTTCCAGAAGGAACTGAAATGGTTATGCCTGGTGATAACGTATCAATTAATGTTGAGCTTATCTACCCAGTTGCATTGAACATGGGTCTTCGTTTTGCTATTCGTGAAGGTGGACGTACTGTAGGTGCAGGTCAGGTAACTGAGATTGTTAAGTAA
- a CDS encoding HPF/RaiA family ribosome-associated protein — MKVTFQSVQFKADQKLLDFTEKKVEKLDQYFDSIIGAEVIFRLVSDQDKVNKVAEIKLSIPEHDYLFAKKNAVSFEEAVDLAVAAVKHQLERVKEKSRFK; from the coding sequence ATGAAAGTAACATTTCAATCTGTACAATTCAAAGCTGATCAGAAGTTATTGGACTTTACTGAAAAAAAAGTTGAAAAGTTAGATCAGTATTTTGATTCAATTATTGGCGCCGAAGTGATTTTCCGTCTCGTGTCTGATCAAGATAAAGTAAACAAGGTAGCCGAAATTAAGCTTTCGATTCCAGAACATGATTACCTGTTTGCAAAGAAAAATGCTGTGTCATTTGAAGAGGCTGTAGATTTAGCTGTTGCTGCTGTGAAACATCAGTTGGAGCGTGTGAAAGAAAAGTCTCGATTTAAATAG
- a CDS encoding tyrosine-type recombinase/integrase: MGLNDFLNYIEHEKRMSSYTVVAYKSDLNQFIDFAHGLVDDFEWKTVDGFLIREWVVFLMGKGMAPRTVHRKISALKSLYRFYLVNGYVVKDPTSLVVLPKIRKKLPFFVRIKEMDNLFDHDNFRDDFSGVRDKAILHVLYGTGMRLSELVGLKRRNIDFAQKKMKVLGKGNKERIVPFNDELSHVMSRYLLFCDGLFDEKNDVFFLTDKGEQVYHKFVYRVVKRYLARVSTISKKSPHVLRHSYATHMLNSGADLRAIQELLGHASLASTEVYTHTTFDKLRKVYKQAHSRG; encoded by the coding sequence ATGGGATTAAATGATTTTTTAAACTATATCGAACATGAGAAAAGAATGTCTTCATACACTGTTGTAGCATATAAGAGTGATTTGAATCAGTTCATCGATTTTGCTCATGGATTGGTTGATGATTTTGAGTGGAAAACAGTTGATGGCTTTTTGATTCGTGAATGGGTGGTTTTTCTTATGGGAAAAGGGATGGCACCACGTACCGTCCATAGAAAAATATCTGCACTTAAATCTCTATACCGTTTTTATTTGGTTAATGGGTATGTGGTGAAGGATCCAACTTCTTTGGTTGTATTACCCAAGATACGTAAAAAGCTTCCATTTTTCGTTCGTATCAAAGAGATGGATAATCTGTTTGATCATGACAATTTTAGGGATGACTTCTCTGGGGTGAGAGACAAGGCAATATTACACGTTTTGTATGGTACTGGAATGCGTTTGTCGGAGTTGGTGGGGTTAAAGAGACGAAATATTGACTTTGCTCAAAAAAAAATGAAGGTTTTGGGTAAAGGAAATAAAGAGCGTATTGTCCCTTTTAATGATGAGTTATCTCATGTGATGTCTAGATATTTACTGTTTTGTGATGGTCTTTTTGATGAGAAAAACGATGTGTTTTTTTTGACAGACAAGGGTGAACAAGTATACCATAAATTTGTTTATAGGGTTGTAAAACGTTATCTTGCTAGAGTATCAACAATATCAAAGAAGAGCCCTCACGTGTTGCGTCACTCTTATGCAACGCATATGTTGAACTCGGGTGCAGATTTGAGGGCAATTCAAGAGTTGTTGGGCCATGCAAGTTTGGCGAGCACAGAGGTGTATACACATACTACCTTTGATAAATTAAGGAAGGTTTACAAACAAGCCCATTCTAGGGGTTAA
- the rpsU gene encoding 30S ribosomal protein S21, producing MIVIPIKEGENIERALKRFKRKFEKTGTVKELRGRKHFLKPSVVRREEVKKAIYIEQLHREED from the coding sequence ATGATCGTAATACCAATTAAAGAAGGCGAAAATATCGAGAGAGCTCTTAAGCGTTTTAAGCGTAAATTCGAAAAGACTGGAACAGTTAAAGAGTTAAGAGGTCGTAAGCATTTTCTTAAGCCTTCTGTTGTAAGAAGAGAAGAAGTTAAAAAAGCTATCTATATCGAGCAACTACACCGTGAGGAAGATTAA
- a CDS encoding helix-hairpin-helix domain-containing protein, with amino-acid sequence MRNRSVGVFISYCFFVALFVLIVIIRVSLSNSTYQFYDLEKGITQEEIDSIRWDGCHCFAFDPNKLSVDSFALLGLEVRLRSRILSYRKAGGVFKSRSHFGEFCHEDSLWKQHILPLVLFQVDKTKVRCEFNSSSLSRVVSCLGASYYEQSRELIHNRDRIGGFVSWKQVENMHLVSTSFVELCRSFFYIDRTKIEKTDVNTASYSELFHLPYLLKNDIGQIVSYRTRHMGIASFSEFLSCVHDDSQIDLYLRYYMDF; translated from the coding sequence ATGAGAAATCGTAGTGTGGGCGTTTTTATATCCTATTGTTTTTTTGTTGCCCTCTTTGTATTAATCGTAATAATTAGAGTCTCTCTTTCGAATAGTACCTATCAGTTTTATGATTTGGAGAAAGGGATTACCCAAGAAGAGATTGACTCTATTCGATGGGATGGTTGTCATTGTTTTGCTTTTGATCCCAATAAGCTCTCAGTGGATTCTTTTGCATTGCTCGGATTGGAGGTGCGTTTAAGATCACGTATTTTGTCATATCGAAAGGCAGGAGGCGTCTTTAAGTCTAGATCTCATTTTGGTGAGTTTTGCCATGAGGATAGTTTGTGGAAGCAACATATTTTGCCTTTGGTTTTGTTTCAAGTGGATAAAACGAAGGTTCGGTGTGAGTTTAACTCAAGTAGTTTGTCTCGAGTAGTGAGTTGTTTGGGGGCTTCTTATTATGAACAAAGTCGTGAGTTGATCCATAATAGAGATCGTATTGGTGGTTTTGTTTCATGGAAACAGGTTGAAAATATGCATCTTGTATCGACATCGTTTGTGGAATTGTGTCGCTCGTTTTTCTATATTGACAGAACGAAGATTGAAAAGACAGATGTGAATACTGCCTCCTATAGTGAGTTGTTTCATTTGCCTTATTTATTAAAAAACGATATTGGTCAGATTGTCTCTTATCGGACCAGACATATGGGGATAGCCTCTTTTAGTGAATTTCTCTCGTGTGTTCATGATGATTCACAGATCGACTTGTATTTAAGGTACTACATGGATTTTTAA
- a CDS encoding sodium-dependent transporter — protein sequence MQDNNRDGFSSRFGVIAAAAGSAIGLGNIWRFPYVLGENGGGAFFLLYLLFILFLGVPLMLTEMSIGRAGQRNTYGAFRFLAPKKKWYLIGIMGVVGAYMILSFYSAVAGWTLQYLYDAFANNFVGKDPVALKNVYNAFTSSTYMPVVWTLVFLFLTGLVVVAGIEKGIEKYTKILMPLLFLIIIILDIRAVTLDGASEGLRFLFHPDFSKLSSKVVLEALGQAFFSLSLGMGTIITYGSYINKKENLFTSAVSVSLADTAIAVLAGIAIFPAVFAFGIEPDAGPGLVFITLPNVFQQMPGGYFFSVLFFFLLVIAALTSSISLLEVIVAYFAEELNMSRLKATIVAFVSVSILGAMCALSFGPMKGVQIAGKTLFNLFDYISSNILLPLGGMLIVIFAGWVWSRKSISKEILGEEEKESFGFKLYMFIIKFIAPFAIALVFLNAIGLLKF from the coding sequence ATGCAAGATAATAATAGAGATGGATTCTCTAGTCGCTTTGGTGTAATTGCAGCAGCAGCAGGTTCTGCTATAGGTCTTGGGAATATTTGGCGGTTCCCTTATGTGTTAGGTGAAAATGGTGGTGGTGCATTCTTTTTGCTTTATCTGCTTTTTATCCTTTTTCTGGGAGTGCCTTTAATGTTAACAGAGATGTCTATTGGGCGTGCAGGACAACGAAACACTTATGGTGCTTTTCGTTTTTTGGCTCCTAAGAAGAAATGGTATCTTATCGGTATTATGGGAGTTGTTGGTGCCTATATGATTTTATCCTTCTATAGTGCTGTGGCTGGTTGGACTTTGCAATATCTTTATGATGCGTTTGCCAATAATTTTGTAGGGAAAGATCCGGTTGCCTTAAAAAATGTCTATAATGCTTTTACCTCTAGTACCTATATGCCTGTTGTTTGGACCTTGGTGTTTTTGTTTCTTACAGGTCTTGTTGTGGTTGCAGGGATTGAGAAAGGAATTGAAAAGTATACTAAGATATTAATGCCATTGTTGTTTTTGATTATTATTATCTTAGATATTCGTGCTGTGACATTAGATGGTGCGTCAGAAGGGTTAAGGTTTTTGTTTCATCCAGACTTCTCTAAGTTGAGCTCTAAGGTTGTTTTAGAGGCTTTGGGGCAAGCATTTTTCTCGTTGAGTTTGGGGATGGGAACGATTATTACTTATGGTTCTTATATTAATAAGAAAGAGAATCTATTTACTTCTGCTGTATCTGTATCATTGGCAGACACAGCGATTGCAGTTTTGGCAGGGATTGCTATTTTCCCTGCTGTTTTTGCCTTTGGGATTGAGCCAGATGCTGGCCCAGGACTCGTGTTTATTACATTGCCTAATGTATTTCAACAGATGCCTGGAGGCTATTTCTTTTCTGTGTTGTTTTTCTTTTTATTGGTCATCGCAGCGCTTACCTCTTCGATCTCTTTGTTAGAGGTGATTGTGGCGTATTTTGCTGAGGAGTTGAACATGTCTCGATTGAAAGCAACTATTGTTGCTTTTGTGAGTGTCTCGATTCTTGGTGCGATGTGTGCTCTGTCGTTTGGTCCGATGAAAGGGGTTCAAATAGCGGGTAAGACATTGTTTAACCTTTTTGATTATATCTCTTCCAACATATTGTTGCCTTTAGGGGGGATGTTGATTGTAATCTTTGCTGGTTGGGTTTGGTCGAGAAAGTCGATTTCAAAAGAGATTTTAGGAGAGGAAGAGAAGGAGAGCTTTGGCTTTAAACTGTATATGTTTATCATTAAGTTTATCGCTCCTTTTGCTATTGCATTGGTCTTTCTTAATGCAATTGGCTTATTGAAGTTTTAG
- a CDS encoding sodium-dependent transporter has protein sequence MQQSRDGFSSRFGVIAAAAGSAIGLGNIWRFPYVLGENGGGAFFLVYMGFIFLLGIPLMLTEMSVGRAGQKNPYGTFRVLAPKTKWYLVGVMGVAAAFLILSFYSAVAGWTLHYLSDAVMDNFSGKSSAELKGMYDSFTSSAVAPSVWTLVFLFLTGLVVVSGVEKGIEKYSKILMPLLFVIIVILDIRSVTLDGAEEGLKFLFHPDFSKLDSKAVLEALGQAFFSLSLGMGTMITYGSYIGKKENLLSSATSVSLADTLIAVLAGVAIFPAVFAFGISPDSGPGLVFITLPNVFLQMPGGYFFSVLFFLLLVIAALTSSISLLEVVVSYFTEELKLSRKTATAIAFVSVGVFGVLSSLSSGPLKEFTVLDKTIFNLFDFISSNILLPLAGLFIVLFAGWKWSRKSIATEILGEGKQETTLFKVFMFIIKFIAPFAIALVFIHAVGLIDIIGRIKI, from the coding sequence ATGCAACAAAGTAGAGATGGATTTTCCAGTCGCTTCGGTGTGATTGCCGCAGCAGCTGGTTCAGCAATTGGTTTAGGGAATATTTGGAGATTTCCATATGTGTTAGGTGAAAATGGCGGGGGAGCCTTTTTTCTTGTTTATATGGGGTTTATCTTCTTGCTTGGTATTCCACTTATGCTTACAGAGATGTCTGTGGGGCGTGCAGGACAGAAAAACCCTTATGGAACATTTCGAGTCTTAGCACCAAAAACAAAATGGTATTTGGTTGGAGTAATGGGAGTTGCTGCTGCTTTTTTAATATTGTCATTTTATAGTGCCGTAGCTGGTTGGACATTGCATTATCTGTCGGATGCTGTGATGGATAATTTTAGTGGTAAGAGTTCGGCCGAACTGAAAGGTATGTATGATTCTTTCACTTCTAGTGCGGTTGCTCCATCAGTGTGGACCTTGGTTTTCTTGTTTTTAACAGGACTCGTTGTTGTTTCAGGTGTAGAGAAAGGTATTGAAAAGTATTCTAAGATCTTGATGCCGTTGCTTTTTGTGATTATTGTGATTTTAGATATTCGTTCCGTAACATTGGATGGAGCAGAGGAGGGGCTAAAGTTCTTGTTCCACCCTGACTTTTCTAAGCTGGATTCAAAAGCAGTATTAGAAGCTTTAGGTCAAGCGTTCTTCTCACTAAGTCTTGGTATGGGAACCATGATTACTTATGGATCATACATCGGGAAAAAAGAGAATTTGCTCTCTTCAGCTACTTCGGTTTCTCTTGCGGATACATTGATTGCAGTGTTGGCTGGAGTTGCAATATTCCCAGCGGTGTTTGCTTTTGGTATTAGTCCTGATTCAGGACCAGGTTTGGTTTTTATTACGCTTCCAAATGTGTTTCTGCAGATGCCTGGAGGATATTTCTTTTCTGTACTTTTCTTCTTGTTGTTGGTGATTGCTGCATTGACATCGTCAATCTCACTTCTAGAGGTGGTTGTTTCTTATTTTACAGAAGAGCTTAAGTTGAGTCGAAAAACAGCCACTGCAATAGCCTTTGTTAGTGTTGGTGTATTTGGTGTGCTTTCTTCTCTTTCTTCTGGTCCTCTGAAGGAGTTTACTGTTTTAGACAAGACGATATTTAATCTGTTTGACTTTATTTCATCGAATATATTGCTTCCTCTTGCTGGATTGTTCATTGTGCTATTTGCTGGATGGAAATGGTCTCGTAAATCTATTGCAACGGAGATTCTTGGAGAAGGAAAACAGGAGACGACACTTTTTAAAGTGTTTATGTTTATTATCAAGTTTATTGCTCCTTTTGCAATTGCGTTGGTTTTTATTCATGCTGTCGGACTTATTGATATCATTGGTCGTATTAAAATATAG
- the fbaA gene encoding class II fructose-bisphosphate aldolase, giving the protein MSANLFQEIKPGVVTGDDLTKLFNICKENNFALPAVNVVGTDSANAVIEAAKNANSPVIVQLSNGGATFFAGKGLKLDGQQAQVLGSVAAAHHVHTVAEAYGVRVVLHTDHAAKKLLPWIDGLLDASEKHFAATGSPLFSSHMLDLSEEPLEENIAICKEYLARMSKMGMTLEIELGITGGEEDGVDNSDVDNSLLYTQPEEVCYAYEQLMEVSPNFTIAASFGNVHGVYKPGNVVLKPSILGDSQKYIQEKLGTAEKPVNFVFHGGSGSSLEEIREAIGYGVIKMNIDTDTQWATWDGIRVFEAANHDYLQAQIGNPDGDDKPNKKYYDPRVWLRKGQESMIARLQVAYSDLNGLDKN; this is encoded by the coding sequence ATGAGTGCTAATTTATTTCAAGAGATTAAGCCAGGTGTAGTTACTGGTGATGATCTAACCAAACTTTTCAACATCTGTAAAGAAAACAACTTCGCTCTTCCTGCAGTGAACGTAGTAGGAACAGACTCTGCTAATGCTGTTATTGAGGCTGCAAAAAATGCAAACTCTCCTGTGATTGTACAGCTTTCTAATGGTGGTGCTACTTTCTTCGCTGGAAAAGGACTAAAGTTAGATGGTCAACAAGCACAAGTCCTAGGATCTGTTGCTGCTGCTCATCACGTACACACTGTAGCAGAAGCTTACGGAGTACGTGTTGTTCTTCACACTGACCATGCTGCTAAAAAACTTCTTCCTTGGATTGATGGACTTCTTGATGCAAGTGAAAAGCATTTTGCTGCAACAGGTTCTCCTCTTTTCAGTTCACACATGTTAGATCTTTCTGAGGAACCTCTTGAAGAAAATATTGCTATTTGTAAAGAATACTTAGCTCGCATGTCTAAAATGGGTATGACTCTAGAGATTGAGCTTGGTATCACTGGTGGTGAAGAGGATGGAGTTGATAACTCTGATGTAGATAACTCACTTCTATATACTCAACCAGAAGAGGTATGTTATGCTTATGAGCAACTAATGGAAGTTTCTCCAAACTTCACTATCGCTGCTTCTTTCGGTAACGTACACGGTGTTTACAAACCAGGTAATGTTGTGTTGAAGCCTTCTATCCTAGGTGATTCTCAAAAGTATATCCAAGAGAAGCTTGGTACTGCAGAGAAGCCAGTTAATTTCGTATTCCACGGTGGATCAGGATCTTCTCTAGAAGAGATTCGTGAAGCAATTGGTTACGGTGTTATCAAAATGAACATCGATACTGATACTCAGTGGGCTACTTGGGATGGTATCCGTGTTTTCGAAGCTGCAAACCATGACTACCTACAAGCACAGATTGGTAATCCAGATGGAGATGACAAGCCAAACAAAAAATATTATGATCCACGCGTATGGTTACGTAAAGGACAAGAGTCTATGATTGCTCGTCTTCAAGTAGCATACTCTGACCTTAATGGTTTGGATAAAAACTAA